A window from Neobacillus sp. PS3-40 encodes these proteins:
- a CDS encoding methyl-accepting chemotaxis protein: MRKSSMNSISFKLLLTIASILIVISSTIGVLSYTFAKKELVNSGKLDLQHLTNAAIPTLDLLNKQVELGNITLEEAQNQARKTFLGPKVGQGEERGYDFSKSSFLYKKSGYLFAYDEKGIVEMHPTIHLGENKYNLKNSSGESVIREIIKAAHSKSLDGHYYTYMWKNPGEKKEKEKISYEVYYEPWGWNIGIGVNTEEFYASLQTIKLLITFISIGITIASLLLFYFMSKRKIKLLGEVSNASLKIAGGELNLPQLPVSNDEIGQLGASFNLMSKELKGLMTKLQETSSKMMISSSDLAAISEETTASSEEIGSAMIEISSSTVVQSEDIEKTSKRMEMLTESIKRMNIESNSIKEITDISKKATFRGEEMVSILKMSNSESEKAIDKISIGITNLYIKVKDISHITETIQHITQQTNLLALNASIEAARAGEYGKGFAVVAEEVRKLAEESNEATKTIQGMIAGIEKETENTVLYMSETSTLSKQLNESVTNTELELVEIGKAVTLTTEAVEKLNAELISITEENNIIMDHIQNISAISQQTAAASEEVSASVDEQVKAVLNVSVSADGLSGLSEELNSVIKKYRFS; this comes from the coding sequence ATGAGAAAGTCATCTATGAATTCCATATCCTTTAAGCTATTACTAACAATAGCTTCTATTTTAATCGTAATTAGTAGTACGATTGGGGTGCTTAGCTATACTTTTGCTAAAAAAGAGTTAGTGAATAGTGGAAAATTGGATTTACAACATCTTACTAATGCAGCCATACCCACATTAGATTTATTGAATAAACAAGTAGAATTGGGAAATATCACTTTAGAAGAAGCGCAAAACCAGGCCCGTAAAACTTTTCTAGGGCCAAAGGTAGGGCAAGGTGAGGAACGAGGCTACGATTTTTCCAAATCATCTTTCTTGTATAAAAAATCAGGCTATCTTTTTGCTTATGATGAAAAAGGAATAGTCGAAATGCACCCTACTATACATCTTGGGGAAAATAAATACAACTTAAAGAATAGTAGCGGAGAATCCGTTATACGGGAGATTATAAAAGCAGCACACTCAAAAAGCTTAGATGGGCACTATTATACTTATATGTGGAAAAACCCAGGGGAGAAAAAGGAAAAAGAGAAAATTTCCTATGAGGTTTATTACGAGCCGTGGGGCTGGAATATCGGAATCGGAGTAAACACTGAAGAATTTTATGCTTCTTTACAAACGATTAAATTATTAATAACTTTCATTTCAATTGGAATTACAATTGCTAGTTTATTACTCTTTTATTTCATGTCGAAAAGAAAAATAAAACTATTGGGTGAAGTCTCCAATGCTTCACTAAAAATTGCTGGTGGAGAATTAAATCTGCCTCAATTACCTGTGTCAAACGATGAAATTGGACAGTTAGGAGCTTCTTTTAACTTGATGTCAAAAGAGCTAAAAGGGTTAATGACTAAATTACAAGAAACTAGTTCGAAAATGATGATATCTTCCTCAGATTTAGCAGCGATCTCTGAGGAAACAACAGCTAGTAGCGAGGAAATCGGAAGTGCAATGATTGAAATCTCTAGTAGCACTGTTGTGCAATCGGAAGATATCGAAAAAACGAGCAAACGAATGGAAATGTTAACAGAATCCATAAAGAGAATGAATATCGAAAGCAATTCAATCAAGGAAATTACGGATATTTCTAAGAAAGCTACCTTCCGCGGTGAGGAAATGGTTTCTATTCTTAAGATGTCAAATAGTGAAAGTGAAAAGGCTATTGATAAAATAAGTATAGGAATAACGAATCTTTATATAAAAGTAAAAGATATCTCCCATATTACGGAAACGATCCAACATATTACACAACAGACAAATCTGTTGGCATTAAATGCAAGTATTGAAGCTGCAAGGGCTGGTGAGTACGGGAAAGGTTTTGCAGTTGTTGCTGAAGAAGTAAGAAAGCTTGCCGAAGAGTCGAATGAAGCTACGAAAACGATTCAAGGTATGATTGCTGGGATTGAAAAGGAAACAGAGAACACGGTTTTATATATGTCGGAAACTTCAACCCTGTCTAAACAATTAAATGAATCAGTTACTAACACAGAACTAGAACTAGTCGAAATTGGGAAAGCCGTTACCTTGACGACTGAGGCAGTTGAAAAATTAAATGCGGAACTTATTTCGATAACAGAGGAAAATAATATCATCATGGATCATATTCAAAATATCTCTGCTATTTCTCAGCAAACAGCAGCTGCATCAGAAGAAGTGTCAGCTTCGGTTGATGAACAGGTAAAAGCTGTTCTAAATGTTAGTGTGTCTGCTGATGGTCTAAGTGGATTAAGCGAAGAATTGAATTCGGTTATAAAGAAATATAGGTTTTCATAA
- a CDS encoding multicopper oxidase domain-containing protein: protein MGKIGKLAVTIFTSALVLSACNTSNVSVNKQKPVETKSSSNATSQVFEPHKNVNQKPTPLKIKRIGEHEVTIEMTAQITNIEISKDEFYKAWTFNGEAPGPVIVVNQGDKINFTLKNMDPAIPHSMDMHAVHAAPSKDFINVMPNKSGSFSYSADNAGVFMYHCGTKPVLMHIANGMHGMIIVKPKDGYPTDSQVDREYVVIQNEWYKYNDLDDMTNDKPKYVVLSTKALKEGELNTNGTVGSLVDHPLLAKVGDKVRLYVLNVGPNETSSFHVVGTLFDDVYIDGNPFNHMKGLQTVLLPASGGAVVELTVTKEGSYPIVNHQFNDATKGANGVLKVTKDGKDDGSMVMSH from the coding sequence ATGGGTAAGATAGGGAAATTAGCGGTAACTATATTCACAAGTGCGCTTGTTTTAAGTGCATGTAACACTAGCAATGTATCCGTAAATAAGCAAAAGCCTGTTGAAACAAAATCTAGTTCGAATGCCACTTCACAAGTATTCGAACCCCATAAAAATGTTAACCAAAAACCAACTCCCCTTAAAATAAAAAGAATTGGTGAGCACGAAGTTACTATTGAGATGACTGCTCAAATCACAAATATTGAAATTTCTAAAGATGAATTCTATAAAGCATGGACGTTTAACGGCGAAGCCCCAGGTCCAGTAATCGTTGTCAATCAAGGCGATAAAATAAACTTTACATTAAAGAACATGGATCCTGCCATTCCCCACAGCATGGATATGCATGCTGTCCATGCTGCACCATCTAAAGATTTTATAAATGTAATGCCAAACAAAAGCGGCAGCTTCAGCTATTCTGCTGATAATGCTGGAGTATTCATGTATCACTGTGGTACAAAACCAGTGCTAATGCATATTGCAAATGGAATGCATGGTATGATCATCGTAAAACCAAAGGATGGTTATCCAACTGATTCTCAGGTAGATCGTGAATATGTTGTTATCCAAAATGAATGGTATAAATACAATGATTTAGATGATATGACAAATGACAAACCAAAATATGTTGTTTTGTCTACAAAAGCTTTAAAAGAGGGCGAATTGAATACAAATGGAACTGTTGGTTCTTTAGTTGATCATCCACTTCTTGCTAAAGTGGGGGATAAGGTACGACTTTATGTCTTAAATGTTGGCCCAAATGAAACAAGTAGCTTTCATGTTGTTGGTACTTTGTTTGATGATGTGTATATAGACGGAAATCCATTCAACCATATGAAAGGACTTCAAACTGTATTACTCCCAGCAAGTGGTGGCGCCGTTGTTGAATTAACGGTTACAAAAGAAGGAAGTTATCCAATCGTAAACCATCAATTTAATGATGCGACTAAAGGAGCTAATGGAGTATTGAAAGTCACAAAGGATGGTAAAGACGACGGAAGCATGGTAATGTCACATTAA
- a CDS encoding chemotaxis protein, which yields MEAKGVLLESGTNELEIVEFNVANNKFGINVIKVREIINPIPVVTIPHSHKNIEGIIEIRGEILPVVNMAKVLGYPESEQPALDKYIVTEFNKQKIVFHVHGVDKIHRISWGDIEKPTNLYQSLESQIIGVVRKENDMILLLDFEKIVVDINPATGINNDRLKHVEKRDRSNFKIVVAEDSALLRKLLSDTLTEAGFQKVDFFENGKDALDYLEYSIKEEAELEKIVDLIITDIEMPIMDGLFLTKQVKEHPVLSKLPVVIFSSLITEDLRHKGQNVGANAQVSKPEIGELINIIDRLLNK from the coding sequence ATGGAAGCTAAAGGGGTTTTATTAGAAAGTGGAACAAATGAACTAGAAATCGTGGAATTTAATGTTGCAAATAATAAATTTGGAATTAATGTGATTAAGGTAAGAGAAATCATTAATCCTATTCCAGTTGTAACAATTCCTCATTCTCATAAAAATATTGAGGGTATTATCGAAATAAGGGGAGAAATTCTACCAGTCGTTAACATGGCAAAGGTTTTAGGATATCCAGAATCCGAACAACCAGCACTTGATAAATACATAGTTACTGAATTTAATAAACAGAAGATCGTTTTTCATGTTCATGGGGTAGATAAAATTCATCGCATTTCTTGGGGGGATATCGAAAAGCCAACTAATTTGTATCAAAGCCTTGAAAGCCAAATTATTGGTGTAGTCCGTAAAGAAAACGATATGATTTTGCTTTTGGATTTTGAAAAAATTGTGGTAGATATTAACCCCGCAACAGGGATTAACAATGATCGATTAAAACATGTTGAAAAGCGTGATCGGTCGAATTTTAAAATTGTTGTAGCAGAGGATTCAGCTTTACTGCGAAAATTGCTCTCAGATACGTTAACAGAAGCAGGCTTTCAAAAAGTGGATTTCTTTGAAAATGGGAAAGATGCTTTGGATTATTTGGAGTATTCGATTAAAGAGGAAGCTGAATTAGAAAAAATAGTCGATCTTATTATCACTGATATTGAAATGCCAATAATGGATGGATTATTTTTAACCAAACAAGTGAAGGAACATCCAGTATTATCTAAACTTCCTGTTGTTATCTTTTCTTCCCTTATTACGGAGGATCTCCGTCATAAAGGGCAAAATGTCGGGGCAAATGCACAGGTAAGTAAACCGGAAATTGGTGAACTAATTAACATCATTGACCGATTATTAAATAAATAA
- a CDS encoding cation diffusion facilitator family transporter: MRESISKKVLLISIWSNALLAIGKILVGWYGSSNAVFADGIHSGTDVFTSFIALFIIKISNKPADEDHPYGHGKAEVVSSGIVGVLLILVSFYLGYEGIVGLIEPLESPSMLTLYVAIFSFGMKQFLYRFTLKKANEFHSKAIEGIALDHKADIAASFTAAIGVVLFWTGLHLHISVLLFSDKVASIIVAILILLLAIRILTESINVLLERNINGEVLDDLNKMISEFDEVKRIDKVRAREHGHYIMVDVRISIDHDKSIKEGHDLTKEIKFTLMKKYTNIEEVLIHLNPYFQE; encoded by the coding sequence ATGAGGGAATCAATATCAAAAAAGGTCTTGTTGATCAGCATTTGGAGTAACGCTTTATTAGCAATTGGGAAAATCCTAGTTGGTTGGTACGGTAGTAGTAATGCTGTATTTGCAGACGGAATTCACTCGGGGACCGATGTTTTTACTTCATTCATCGCTCTGTTTATTATAAAAATTTCTAATAAGCCAGCAGATGAAGACCATCCATATGGACATGGAAAGGCAGAGGTCGTATCGTCGGGAATTGTTGGTGTGTTATTAATCCTTGTCTCGTTTTATTTAGGCTATGAGGGGATTGTTGGTTTAATTGAACCTTTAGAGTCACCGAGTATGTTAACTCTATATGTTGCAATTTTTTCTTTTGGAATGAAACAATTTTTATATCGGTTCACATTGAAAAAGGCAAATGAATTCCACAGCAAGGCAATTGAAGGGATCGCACTTGACCATAAGGCCGATATTGCCGCTTCATTTACAGCTGCTATAGGAGTTGTTCTTTTTTGGACGGGGCTTCATCTGCATATCTCAGTACTGCTTTTTAGTGACAAAGTTGCTAGTATTATCGTAGCGATATTGATTTTACTATTGGCGATTAGAATACTGACAGAATCCATAAATGTACTGCTAGAACGTAATATTAATGGTGAAGTTCTTGATGATCTGAATAAGATGATATCTGAATTTGATGAAGTTAAAAGGATTGACAAAGTTCGTGCCAGAGAACATGGACATTACATTATGGTTGATGTAAGAATTTCAATTGACCATGATAAATCAATTAAAGAAGGACATGACCTAACCAAAGAAATAAAATTTACACTAATGAAAAAGTATACTAATATTGAGGAAGTATTAATTCATTTGAACCCGTACTTCCAAGAATAA
- a CDS encoding lactonase family protein, whose amino-acid sequence MTVNTKFIGYIGTYTKGSSKGIYTFTLDTQKMKISDVIVAACLDNPTYLNVSEDNRYLYSVVKEGEFGGVAAFSINDQSKELTPLNSQLLAGSPPCHVSMDRNNHFLFSTNYHKGTVESYSINQENGTINPPLSIIQHEGTGPDPRQEKPHTHFAGITPDGKYLAVVELGSDQLITYKISDDGKLSEVRRLATHPGSGPRHLAFHPNKKFAYIMTEFSSEVIALHYSAEDGSFTELQYVTTLPDSFKENNQGSAIHLSTDGRFVYAGNRGHNSIAVFQVNGETGELQFVERVSTEGDWPRDFEIDPSGKFLVASNQESSNLVLYSRDTETGKLTLLQSDVLVPDPVCVKFLHS is encoded by the coding sequence ATGACAGTAAATACAAAATTCATCGGATATATTGGGACTTACACGAAAGGTAGTAGTAAAGGGATATACACATTTACTCTTGATACACAGAAAATGAAAATATCAGATGTTATTGTGGCAGCATGTTTAGATAATCCAACTTACTTAAACGTCAGTGAAGATAATCGTTATCTTTATTCTGTCGTAAAAGAAGGAGAATTCGGTGGTGTCGCTGCCTTTTCAATTAACGACCAGTCAAAGGAACTTACACCCCTTAATTCACAACTGTTGGCAGGGTCACCTCCATGCCATGTTAGCATGGATCGTAATAACCATTTTTTATTCAGTACTAATTATCATAAAGGAACAGTTGAATCCTATTCAATAAATCAGGAGAACGGAACTATAAATCCTCCATTATCCATTATCCAACACGAGGGTACTGGACCAGATCCAAGACAGGAAAAGCCACATACCCATTTTGCTGGAATTACCCCAGATGGGAAATACCTTGCAGTTGTGGAATTAGGTAGTGATCAATTAATTACATATAAAATTAGTGATGATGGAAAATTAAGTGAAGTTAGAAGATTAGCCACCCATCCTGGAAGTGGTCCAAGGCATTTAGCCTTCCATCCAAATAAAAAATTCGCTTATATTATGACAGAGTTCAGTTCCGAGGTTATTGCTTTACACTATAGTGCAGAAGATGGCAGCTTTACGGAACTCCAATATGTCACAACCCTTCCAGACAGTTTCAAGGAAAATAATCAAGGCAGTGCCATTCATCTTTCAACTGACGGGCGTTTTGTTTATGCTGGAAACCGTGGACATAATAGTATTGCTGTATTTCAGGTAAACGGAGAAACAGGAGAGCTTCAATTTGTAGAGCGTGTTTCAACAGAAGGAGATTGGCCAAGGGATTTTGAAATTGATCCATCAGGGAAATTCCTCGTAGCATCAAATCAAGAATCCAGCAATCTTGTCCTGTATTCAAGAGACACCGAAACAGGAAAACTTACACTGTTACAATCCGATGTCTTAGTACCCGATCCGGTTTGTGTAAAGTTTCTGCATAGCTAA
- a CDS encoding class III extradiol ring-cleavage dioxygenase: MVPSLFLAHGSPMLALEETDYTRFLEKLGKQIKPKAIVIFTAHWEKENVTISSINETYDTIYDFHGFPNELYEINYPAKGSVKIATMIQDQFQQAGIQAELDSNRGLDHGSWTLLYKMYPQATIPVVQVSINPFLNPEQQFQLGRIVKDLGGQDILVIGSGVTVHNLRVIKWGQTEPEQWAMDFDDWLVDKIKKRDLVSLFDYDKLAPHAKLAVPRPEHFVPLFIAMGSSNGLEEPKVIHRSYDLGSLSYLCFQF; encoded by the coding sequence ATGGTTCCATCATTATTTTTAGCTCATGGTTCACCGATGCTCGCATTAGAAGAAACGGATTATACAAGGTTTCTGGAGAAGCTAGGAAAACAAATAAAGCCTAAAGCCATTGTTATTTTTACAGCACATTGGGAAAAAGAAAATGTAACTATTTCCTCTATTAATGAAACATATGATACTATTTATGATTTTCATGGGTTTCCGAATGAACTATATGAAATCAACTATCCAGCAAAAGGTTCAGTAAAGATTGCCACAATGATCCAAGATCAATTTCAACAAGCTGGAATACAAGCTGAATTAGATTCTAATAGGGGTCTTGACCACGGCTCGTGGACGTTATTATATAAAATGTATCCGCAAGCTACTATTCCGGTTGTCCAAGTATCGATTAATCCATTCCTAAACCCTGAACAGCAATTTCAATTGGGAAGGATAGTAAAGGATTTAGGTGGGCAGGACATTCTAGTAATCGGAAGCGGCGTTACCGTGCACAATTTGCGGGTTATCAAATGGGGACAAACGGAGCCTGAGCAATGGGCAATGGATTTTGACGATTGGTTAGTCGATAAAATCAAAAAAAGGGATTTGGTTAGTCTTTTTGATTATGATAAATTAGCTCCCCATGCAAAGCTTGCTGTTCCAAGACCAGAACACTTTGTTCCATTATTTATTGCGATGGGGAGCAGCAACGGCTTGGAGGAACCGAAAGTTATCCATAGAAGCTATGATTTAGGGTCACTTAGCTATCTTTGCTTCCAATTTTAA
- a CDS encoding winged helix-turn-helix transcriptional regulator: MSQTTLCPKFEKAMKLISQRWSGLIIYQLLFGPQRFCTIESSLPISGRLLSERLKDLEHEGIVKRDVYPETPVRIEYSLTDKGKALETVIGGIEKWSQEWVTLEG; encoded by the coding sequence ATGAGTCAAACTACATTGTGCCCTAAATTTGAAAAAGCCATGAAATTAATCAGCCAAAGATGGTCCGGCTTAATTATTTACCAACTTTTATTTGGCCCCCAAAGATTTTGCACCATTGAGTCATCACTCCCCATTAGTGGAAGACTTCTTTCCGAACGGCTAAAAGACCTTGAGCATGAGGGAATTGTAAAACGAGATGTGTATCCGGAAACACCGGTTCGAATTGAATATTCTTTAACAGACAAAGGAAAAGCACTTGAGACTGTTATCGGGGGAATAGAGAAATGGTCACAGGAGTGGGTAACACTTGAGGGCTGA